From one Sphingomonas sp. BT-65 genomic stretch:
- the acpS gene encoding holo-ACP synthase yields MIIGIGSDLCNIERIQSTLDRFGLRFEQRVFTDVELRKAARRPLNYAATLAKRFAAKEAFSKAVGTGFKAGVFMRDIGVVNAPSGAPTLALTGGAKARLDAMTPAGHVAKVHLTLTDDHPWAQALVVIEALPA; encoded by the coding sequence ATGATCATCGGCATCGGCTCCGACCTCTGCAACATCGAGCGTATCCAGTCGACGCTCGACCGCTTCGGGCTGCGCTTCGAGCAGCGCGTGTTCACCGATGTCGAGCTGCGCAAGGCCGCGCGCCGCCCGCTCAACTATGCCGCGACGCTGGCCAAACGCTTCGCCGCCAAGGAGGCGTTTTCCAAGGCGGTCGGGACCGGATTCAAGGCGGGCGTGTTCATGCGCGACATCGGCGTGGTCAACGCGCCGTCAGGCGCGCCGACGCTGGCGCTGACCGGCGGTGCGAAGGCGCGGCTTGACGCCATGACTCCGGCGGGTCACGTCGCCAAGGTGCATCTGACGCTGACCGACGACCATCCCTGGGCCCAGGCGCTGGTGGTGATCGAGGCGCTGCCCGCATAG
- a CDS encoding pyridoxine 5'-phosphate synthase yields MNGRLRLGVNIDHVATVRNARGSGYPDPVRAALLAAEAGADGITAHLREDRRHITDADIARLSAELPVPLNLEMAATDEMLGIALRHQPHAACIVPEKREERTTEGGLDAAGQHNLLAPMVAELRNANIRVSLFIEPDPAQIEAALRLGAPVVELHTGRYCELDGEARTAELRRIADAAALAAKNGIEVHAGHGLTFDNVVPVAAIPQLAELNIGHFLIGEAIFDGLAPVVQRMRVLMDEAR; encoded by the coding sequence GTGAACGGCCGCCTGCGCCTCGGCGTCAACATCGACCATGTCGCGACCGTGCGGAATGCGCGCGGCAGCGGCTACCCCGATCCCGTGCGCGCGGCGCTGCTCGCGGCTGAGGCCGGCGCGGACGGCATCACCGCGCATCTGCGCGAGGACCGGCGCCATATCACCGACGCAGACATCGCCCGGCTCTCCGCCGAGCTGCCGGTGCCATTGAACCTCGAAATGGCAGCGACCGACGAGATGCTCGGCATCGCGCTGCGCCACCAGCCGCACGCCGCATGCATCGTCCCCGAGAAGCGCGAGGAGCGCACCACCGAGGGCGGGCTCGACGCGGCGGGGCAGCACAATCTGCTCGCGCCGATGGTCGCCGAGCTCAGGAACGCCAACATCCGCGTCTCGCTGTTCATCGAGCCCGATCCCGCGCAGATCGAGGCCGCGCTGCGGCTCGGCGCGCCGGTGGTGGAGCTGCATACCGGGCGCTATTGCGAGCTCGACGGCGAGGCGCGGACCGCCGAGCTGCGCCGCATCGCCGATGCCGCGGCGCTGGCGGCCAAGAACGGGATCGAGGTCCATGCCGGGCATGGTCTCACCTTCGACAATGTCGTGCCCGTGGCCGCGATCCCGCAGCTCGCCGAGCTCAACATCGGCCATTTCCTGATCGGCGAGGCGATCTTCGACGGCCTCGCCCCGGTGGTGCAGCGGATGCGTGTGCTGATGGACGAAGCGCGTTGA
- the pyrE gene encoding orotate phosphoribosyltransferase has product MTDDEVLDEFRAAEALLEGHFILSSGLRSPRYLQCARVLMNPARGARLAQAVAAKLPTVLRDRITAVVSPAMGGVIAGQEVARALGVDAMFVERPTGIFELRRGFRLEPGQQVLMMEDVVTTGLSSREAMKAIHQAGGEVIAAASLVDRSNGVADLGVPFFPLIRLDVPSYDPESLPPELAAIPAIKPGSRVAA; this is encoded by the coding sequence GTGACCGACGACGAGGTTCTGGACGAGTTTCGCGCGGCCGAAGCCCTGTTGGAGGGGCATTTCATCCTTTCCTCGGGTCTGCGCAGCCCGCGCTACCTGCAATGCGCGCGCGTGCTGATGAACCCGGCGCGCGGGGCGCGGCTGGCGCAGGCGGTGGCGGCGAAGCTCCCCACCGTGCTGCGCGACCGGATCACCGCGGTCGTCTCGCCCGCGATGGGCGGGGTGATCGCCGGGCAGGAGGTGGCGCGCGCGCTGGGTGTCGATGCGATGTTCGTCGAGCGCCCCACCGGCATTTTCGAATTGCGCCGCGGCTTCCGCCTCGAGCCGGGGCAGCAAGTGCTGATGATGGAGGACGTCGTCACCACCGGCTTGTCGTCGCGCGAGGCGATGAAGGCGATTCACCAGGCCGGCGGCGAGGTGATCGCAGCGGCGAGCCTGGTCGACCGCTCCAACGGGGTCGCCGATCTCGGCGTGCCCTTCTTCCCGCTGATCCGGCTCGACGTGCCGAGCTATGACCCCGAGTCGCTGCCCCCCGAGCTGGCCGCGATCCCCGCGATCAAGCCTGGCAGCCGGGTGGCGGCGTGA
- the coxB gene encoding cytochrome c oxidase subunit II, giving the protein MHGLKAIVLAAGLALAGGMAQGQTAPQTAPASAPAAEAPKAPAPVAVESPAAATTPGAAPAAAATPAAATPADPTLNPDGTHKNGPVAGIGHPVDGHIGIQPQVTKLGESAAHFHNWILLPIITVISIFVLILLAWTIVRYRRKANPNPSKTSHNTLIEIVWTVVPVLILAFIAWPSISLLAKQFKPAPDNAVTIKAIGNQWFWSYEYPDHGGISITANMLKEKGDVPVGQRFRTDVDGPRLLAVDNRIVVPVGTPIRLIATANDVIHSWAIPAFWIKIDAVPGRLNETSFTVDKPGVYFGQCSELCGARHAYMPIVVEAVEPAVFAQWVAAKGGKMPEANKPSAAAPAQPAADKADDTATPVNGTVPAGNAVVENMTAEAATTNQAATGNTDQ; this is encoded by the coding sequence ATGCATGGATTGAAGGCGATCGTCCTGGCCGCTGGCCTCGCGCTCGCCGGCGGCATGGCCCAGGGGCAGACGGCGCCCCAGACTGCTCCGGCCTCGGCACCCGCCGCCGAAGCGCCCAAGGCGCCTGCACCGGTCGCGGTCGAATCGCCGGCTGCGGCCACCACGCCCGGCGCCGCTCCCGCCGCCGCCGCGACGCCGGCCGCAGCGACGCCCGCCGACCCGACGCTCAATCCCGACGGCACGCACAAAAACGGCCCGGTCGCGGGCATTGGTCATCCGGTCGACGGCCATATCGGCATCCAGCCGCAGGTGACCAAGCTCGGCGAGAGCGCGGCGCATTTCCACAACTGGATCCTGCTGCCGATCATCACGGTGATCTCGATCTTCGTGCTGATCCTGCTCGCCTGGACGATCGTGCGCTACCGCCGCAAGGCCAACCCCAACCCGTCCAAGACCAGCCACAACACGCTGATCGAGATCGTCTGGACGGTCGTGCCGGTGCTGATCCTCGCGTTCATCGCCTGGCCGTCGATCTCGCTGCTCGCCAAGCAGTTCAAGCCGGCGCCCGACAATGCCGTGACGATCAAGGCGATCGGCAACCAGTGGTTCTGGAGCTACGAATATCCCGACCATGGCGGCATCTCGATCACCGCCAACATGCTCAAGGAAAAGGGCGACGTTCCCGTCGGCCAGCGTTTCCGCACCGATGTCGACGGCCCGCGCCTGCTCGCGGTCGACAACCGCATCGTCGTGCCGGTCGGCACCCCGATCCGGCTGATCGCCACCGCCAACGACGTGATCCACAGCTGGGCGATCCCGGCCTTCTGGATCAAGATCGACGCGGTGCCCGGCCGCCTCAACGAGACCAGCTTCACCGTCGACAAGCCCGGCGTCTATTTCGGCCAGTGCTCGGAACTGTGCGGCGCGCGCCACGCCTATATGCCGATCGTGGTCGAGGCGGTGGAGCCCGCGGTGTTCGCGCAGTGGGTCGCGGCGAAGGGCGGCAAGATGCCCGAGGCGAACAAGCCTTCGGCCGCCGCGCCTGCGCAGCCCGCCGCTGACAAGGCCGACGACACCGCGACGCCGGTCAACGGCACCGTTCCCGCCGGGAACGCGGTCGTCGAGAACATGACGGCCGAGGCCGCCACCACCAATCAAGCCGCCACCGGCAACACGGACCAGTAA